One part of the Myxococcales bacterium genome encodes these proteins:
- a CDS encoding SAM-dependent methyltransferase: MSVTEPIVVAEAPRVTRTIVQGDALAWLASTPTQPGVSVVTSLPDVSEVPERGFEGWRAFFFQAAAAVAAWVPDEGVAIFFQSDIKVEGRWIDKGYWVQRALEDAQLPLLWHKIVCRKPAGTVTHGRASYSHMLCFSRGVRHDAALSTADVIPAAGHMPWSRAMGAAACLDACRFVQRETRCHTVLDPFCGHGTALAVANLVGLHGLGVELSARKCRRARTLRFESLDALFC; encoded by the coding sequence GGCGATGCTCTGGCCTGGCTGGCGTCCACACCCACGCAGCCCGGGGTGAGCGTGGTGACCTCGTTGCCGGACGTCTCCGAGGTGCCCGAGCGAGGCTTCGAGGGGTGGCGTGCGTTTTTCTTTCAGGCCGCCGCGGCGGTGGCGGCCTGGGTGCCCGACGAGGGCGTAGCCATCTTCTTTCAAAGCGACATCAAGGTGGAGGGGCGGTGGATCGACAAGGGCTACTGGGTGCAGCGCGCGCTCGAAGACGCCCAGCTGCCTTTGCTCTGGCACAAGATCGTATGCCGCAAGCCCGCGGGTACGGTGACCCATGGCCGGGCGAGCTACTCGCACATGCTGTGCTTTTCCCGTGGCGTGCGGCACGACGCTGCGCTCAGCACGGCGGACGTGATTCCCGCCGCCGGGCACATGCCCTGGAGCCGGGCCATGGGCGCGGCGGCGTGCCTCGATGCGTGCCGTTTCGTCCAGCGTGAGACCCGCTGCCATACGGTGCTCGATCCCTTTTGCGGCCACGGCACCGCGCTGGCGGTGGCGAACCTCGTGGGGCTTCACGGCTTGGGTGTCGAGCTGAGCGCGCGCAAGTGCCGCCGCGCCCGCACTTTGCGCTTCGAGAGCCTCGACGCGCTCTTTTGCTGA
- a CDS encoding gamma-glutamyltransferase: MSARSSRALAVLALCGSASLGGAGCESQAPPAAPPPAPPTPVEEAPPPQTRPWYAAGKKAAVSTGRREATNAALEVMRKGGNAADGAAAALLALSVADHARFPFGGEVSILVYSARDGSVEAIAGQGAAPLLATRERFAKKGLPTVGAQAATVPAAPDAIVTLLERHGTTTLKEAAAPTHELLKKNDQPWHWRLAKTLRKMTDAEKKADGARSEGLLRAREEFYRGSVAREIDEWSRKGGALLRFVDLAAHTTRIEAPASLAYRGHRLVKAGAGTQGPVLLAALGTLEHFGLHGLGPHNPRAVHVGVESLKLAFADRDAYLGDPSHVDVPLEALIYPYYLSLRSKTIDLGKAAPVGRTGDPVNKKPLLEPEPRWSPGALATALGSTTCVVADQQGNVVAATASGSAGVEAGETGVWLGTRLASFNLAAEHPNALAPGKRPRSPASPTLVFKDKQPIYALSVAGDDEQEQVTLQLLTDLIDFQMLPEEAIVAPRWATRPREGVGHSAAQAHVLRANPALIEAAGPALETMGHRLEAHEAPIGAPSLVVIDPRFKILVATGDPAAGQEAGAL; the protein is encoded by the coding sequence ATGTCTGCTCGTTCGTCGCGCGCCCTCGCCGTGTTGGCCCTCTGCGGCTCTGCGAGCCTCGGAGGTGCGGGCTGTGAAAGCCAGGCCCCGCCGGCTGCACCCCCACCAGCGCCCCCGACGCCTGTGGAGGAAGCGCCACCGCCCCAAACCCGGCCCTGGTACGCCGCGGGCAAAAAGGCCGCCGTGTCCACCGGACGCCGGGAAGCCACGAACGCCGCGCTCGAGGTCATGCGCAAGGGCGGCAACGCCGCGGACGGGGCGGCGGCGGCCCTGCTCGCGCTCAGCGTGGCCGACCACGCGCGCTTCCCGTTCGGGGGCGAGGTGTCGATCTTGGTCTACAGCGCCAGGGACGGCTCCGTCGAGGCGATCGCGGGCCAAGGCGCCGCGCCCCTGCTCGCCACACGCGAGCGCTTCGCCAAAAAAGGCCTGCCCACCGTGGGGGCCCAGGCGGCCACCGTGCCGGCCGCGCCCGACGCGATCGTGACGTTGCTCGAGCGGCACGGCACCACGACGCTCAAGGAGGCCGCAGCGCCCACGCACGAGCTGCTCAAGAAAAACGACCAGCCCTGGCATTGGCGGCTCGCAAAGACCTTGCGAAAGATGACGGACGCCGAGAAGAAGGCCGACGGGGCCCGGTCCGAAGGTCTGTTGCGTGCCCGGGAAGAATTTTATCGCGGCAGCGTGGCCCGCGAGATCGACGAATGGTCGCGCAAAGGGGGAGCGCTGCTGCGCTTTGTGGATCTGGCCGCCCACACGACGCGCATCGAGGCGCCTGCGTCCCTCGCCTACCGCGGCCATCGCTTGGTGAAGGCGGGAGCAGGGACGCAGGGTCCTGTCCTCCTGGCCGCCCTCGGCACGCTCGAGCACTTTGGTCTGCATGGGCTCGGGCCGCACAACCCGCGCGCCGTGCACGTCGGGGTCGAATCACTGAAGCTGGCGTTTGCCGATCGCGACGCCTACCTGGGGGACCCGAGCCACGTCGACGTGCCTCTCGAGGCCTTGATCTACCCTTACTATCTTTCATTGCGGAGCAAGACCATAGACCTTGGGAAGGCTGCGCCGGTGGGGCGCACCGGCGATCCGGTGAACAAGAAGCCCCTGCTCGAACCCGAGCCCCGGTGGTCCCCCGGCGCCCTGGCCACCGCCCTCGGGTCCACCACGTGCGTGGTGGCCGACCAGCAAGGCAACGTGGTGGCCGCCACGGCCAGCGGCTCGGCAGGCGTGGAAGCAGGCGAGACAGGTGTGTGGCTCGGCACACGCCTCGCAAGCTTCAACCTTGCGGCCGAGCACCCCAACGCGCTCGCCCCGGGCAAGCGGCCCCGCAGCCCCGCGAGCCCCACGCTGGTGTTCAAGGACAAGCAACCGATCTACGCGCTCTCGGTGGCGGGCGACGACGAACAGGAACAGGTGACACTGCAGCTGCTGACGGACCTCATCGACTTTCAAATGCTGCCTGAAGAGGCCATTGTCGCTCCGCGTTGGGCGACGCGGCCGCGCGAGGGCGTGGGTCACTCCGCAGCGCAGGCCCACGTGCTGAGAGCGAACCCTGCCTTGATCGAAGCCGCCGGGCCCGCGCTCGAGACCATGGGACATCGCCTCGAAGCCCACGAAGCGCCCATCGGCGCCCCCAGCCTGGTGGTGATCGATCCCCGCTTCAAGATCCTCGTGGCCACCGGCGACCCTGCCGCGGGGCAGGAAGCGGGCGCACTCTAG
- a CDS encoding DTW domain-containing protein — protein MLGAFSRMDLEEPSAAASPPPRRPTCPNCLRPARVCVCLQLPSLTTALTRVLLLQHPRESRTGIGTARLAHLSLPGSLLKAGLDFSQDPEVQAAVAAHPAYVLFPGPDAIAIDALPQGEPLTLVVVDGTWWQAKKLITLNPWLVALPRVAFSPRRPSDYRIRRQPAAHCVSTIEALAEVLSCREPQGARFERLLDPFRAMVDLQVGFREAMGVSRHRGRKRPRDKRRPTLPETLRELWPRLVFVQGEANAWPARHPDRPPADLVHWVAQRAASPGERFEAIIAPAHALAPSTARYVELPETSLGTGTPPHQVAAAWTRFVRPDDVLCAFGVYHLGVGMEQGIVQLPRGQALPASGEGLDAGFIDLRNALSQHLKQKLAQVEDTPAQVGVLPGPPAGPGRAHRRLAALRAVAESLVA, from the coding sequence ATGCTGGGAGCCTTTTCCCGCATGGATCTCGAAGAGCCCTCGGCTGCCGCCTCGCCCCCTCCCCGGCGCCCCACCTGCCCAAACTGCTTGCGGCCCGCCCGCGTCTGCGTGTGCCTGCAGCTGCCTTCCTTGACCACCGCGTTGACACGCGTGCTGTTGCTGCAGCATCCCCGCGAGAGCCGCACCGGCATCGGTACGGCCCGCCTGGCGCATTTGTCGCTGCCGGGGTCGTTGCTCAAGGCCGGGCTCGATTTCTCGCAGGATCCCGAGGTCCAGGCTGCGGTCGCGGCGCACCCGGCGTACGTGTTGTTTCCGGGCCCGGACGCGATCGCCATCGACGCGCTTCCGCAGGGCGAGCCGCTCACGCTCGTGGTGGTGGACGGAACGTGGTGGCAAGCCAAGAAGCTCATCACACTGAACCCCTGGCTGGTGGCCCTGCCGCGTGTGGCGTTCTCGCCGCGCCGTCCAAGCGACTATCGCATTCGCAGGCAGCCGGCCGCGCATTGCGTGTCCACCATTGAAGCCCTGGCGGAGGTGCTGTCGTGCCGCGAGCCCCAGGGCGCCCGTTTCGAGCGTTTGCTCGACCCCTTCCGCGCGATGGTGGATCTGCAGGTGGGCTTTCGCGAGGCGATGGGGGTCTCCCGGCATCGGGGCCGCAAGCGCCCCCGCGACAAGCGCCGTCCCACGTTGCCTGAGACCTTGCGGGAGCTCTGGCCTCGTCTGGTGTTCGTCCAAGGGGAGGCCAACGCGTGGCCCGCCCGTCACCCTGACCGCCCGCCTGCGGACCTCGTGCACTGGGTGGCCCAGAGGGCGGCTTCGCCCGGCGAGCGCTTCGAGGCCATCATCGCCCCCGCGCATGCGCTTGCGCCCTCCACCGCCCGCTACGTCGAGCTGCCTGAAACGAGCCTTGGAACCGGGACGCCGCCCCATCAAGTGGCCGCCGCCTGGACGCGCTTTGTGCGCCCCGATGATGTTCTATGTGCGTTCGGCGTCTATCACCTGGGCGTGGGCATGGAGCAAGGGATCGTACAGCTGCCGCGAGGGCAGGCGCTGCCCGCTTCCGGAGAGGGGCTGGACGCAGGGTTCATTGATCTTCGAAACGCGCTCTCGCAGCACCTCAAGCAGAAGCTGGCACAGGTCGAGGACACCCCTGCGCAGGTCGGGGTGCTTCCGGGCCCTCCGGCAGGGCCGGGGCGGGCCCATCGACGGTTGGCAGCCCTGCGGGCCGTGGCCGAATCGCTGGTGGCGTAA
- a CDS encoding WYL domain-containing protein, whose product MDTRSRQDALAGWLRGQGFTTVGAAARRFEVSARTIHRDLARLRAHGVAVVTEPGRGGGLHLDPELSLPPVRLDLTEVMALVVAVSLAQQDTLLPLGKPARAALAKLVATLPKARSRELSRLLSRVVVGQGASPRVVATLTPVDARTLDAFEQAFFGNHRLRFRYCDQAGKTSTRRVEPHGLLLQTPAWYLLAFDIDKGAARTFRMDRITQAQVESTCFTPRSLQLFEATLKEVGAAERLSGRL is encoded by the coding sequence ATGGACACGCGTTCGCGGCAGGACGCCCTCGCGGGCTGGCTTCGAGGGCAGGGGTTCACGACCGTGGGCGCGGCGGCCCGGCGTTTCGAGGTCTCCGCGCGCACGATCCACCGCGACCTCGCCCGGTTGCGGGCGCACGGCGTCGCCGTCGTGACCGAGCCGGGCCGCGGGGGAGGCCTTCACCTCGACCCCGAACTGTCTTTGCCACCGGTTCGGCTCGACTTGACAGAGGTGATGGCGCTCGTGGTTGCCGTGTCCCTGGCGCAGCAGGACACCCTGTTGCCGCTCGGCAAGCCGGCGCGTGCGGCGCTCGCAAAGCTCGTGGCCACGTTGCCGAAGGCCCGGTCCCGGGAGCTCTCTCGCCTGCTGTCGCGGGTGGTCGTGGGGCAGGGGGCTTCCCCGCGGGTGGTCGCCACGCTGACGCCGGTCGACGCGCGCACGCTGGACGCGTTCGAGCAGGCGTTCTTCGGGAACCACCGTCTCCGTTTCCGCTATTGCGACCAGGCCGGAAAAACCAGCACCCGACGTGTAGAGCCACACGGGCTGCTCTTGCAGACGCCGGCCTGGTACCTTTTGGCCTTCGACATCGACAAGGGCGCCGCCCGCACGTTTCGCATGGATCGCATCACGCAGGCGCAGGTCGAAAGCACCTGCTTTACGCCGCGCTCCCTGCAGCTGTTCGAGGCCACCTTGAAGGAGGTGGGCGCCGCGGAGCGGTTGAGCGGTCGCCTTTGA